The following are encoded in a window of Sutcliffiella horikoshii genomic DNA:
- a CDS encoding C40 family peptidase has protein sequence MSLQKAKRIIKTGKEFLGTPYVFGAESGRTDRFDCSSFVQYVYGAHGIILPRTSRQQYLFGKSIPLSSVRRGDLLFFTTPKRAKYKGIHRIGHVAIFIGNNSILHTSRLEKKVAIAPLDSYWRKKVIGARRVMGMRLHS, from the coding sequence ATGTCCCTCCAAAAGGCAAAACGAATTATTAAAACTGGTAAGGAATTCCTTGGTACACCATACGTTTTTGGTGCGGAGTCCGGACGGACAGACAGGTTTGATTGCAGTTCCTTTGTTCAATATGTATATGGTGCGCATGGCATTATTTTGCCAAGAACTTCCCGGCAACAATATCTTTTCGGTAAATCTATCCCACTGTCCTCTGTTAGACGCGGAGATCTTCTGTTCTTCACCACACCCAAGCGTGCAAAATATAAAGGAATTCACAGGATTGGTCATGTCGCAATCTTCATTGGGAATAATTCCATCTTACACACATCCCGCCTAGAAAAGAAAGTAGCAATCGCCCCCCTAGATTCTTACTGGCGCAAAAAAGTGATAGGAGCAAGGCGTGTAATGGGGATGAGACTACACAGTTGA
- a CDS encoding FxLYD domain-containing protein — MFCHKCGRKVTSDANFCFNCGANLKDDVEHNEDEWLEGRGKNKKKRFTYMPFLPPIISLVLIAGTIGWYYNHEQSVNAEVLTIKKEAEDLALQGEYDMAKEELAGAMELRPSYHVLRNNLEVVKIAEEVNGELEEVKEQIKTKKFEDAEKNLTRLREKITRLDGPLIQPLKEDVSEKDVMIKVGKINNELDQLKTVDELSRKLAVISSIPSEEGKAVKEQILNRIVQLTVEDAEEKIEQMQFTNAMTLADRGLQYAVNDKRLLSLKEKIEQARKEFEQAEFERIEKAMEAAAKEDLKNKNAALEIVNFKAEEDEVGGMTVTGEVKNIVSATVSSITVYYNILSKDKNVLDTGFTTVYPFKLEPGKKGKFEDYYYGVFEDVTVEIENITWVVEE; from the coding sequence ATGTTTTGTCACAAATGTGGTAGGAAAGTGACATCTGATGCAAATTTTTGCTTTAATTGTGGAGCGAATTTGAAGGATGATGTGGAGCATAATGAAGACGAATGGTTAGAAGGTAGAGGGAAAAATAAGAAAAAGCGTTTTACATATATGCCATTTTTACCTCCCATTATTAGCTTAGTGTTGATAGCTGGAACTATCGGGTGGTATTACAATCATGAGCAGAGTGTCAATGCAGAAGTGCTGACCATAAAAAAGGAAGCAGAAGACTTGGCCCTGCAGGGAGAGTATGACATGGCAAAGGAAGAATTGGCCGGTGCCATGGAATTAAGACCATCATATCATGTGTTGCGAAACAATCTCGAAGTAGTGAAAATTGCGGAAGAGGTTAACGGGGAGTTAGAGGAAGTAAAAGAGCAGATCAAAACGAAGAAGTTTGAAGATGCCGAAAAAAATCTAACAAGGCTCCGTGAGAAAATTACCAGATTAGATGGACCTTTGATTCAACCATTAAAAGAAGATGTGTCCGAAAAAGATGTCATGATTAAAGTAGGAAAAATAAACAATGAGCTAGATCAGCTCAAAACGGTGGATGAACTTTCAAGAAAGCTTGCAGTCATTTCTTCCATTCCTTCAGAAGAGGGGAAAGCGGTAAAAGAGCAAATATTAAATCGCATCGTGCAGCTTACGGTGGAGGATGCAGAAGAGAAAATCGAGCAGATGCAGTTTACCAATGCGATGACTCTAGCAGACAGAGGGCTTCAATATGCCGTGAATGATAAACGACTCCTTTCTTTAAAAGAAAAAATCGAGCAAGCTCGTAAAGAATTTGAGCAGGCGGAGTTTGAAAGAATAGAAAAGGCCATGGAAGCAGCGGCGAAAGAAGATTTGAAAAATAAAAACGCCGCCCTGGAAATCGTTAACTTTAAGGCGGAAGAGGATGAGGTCGGAGGGATGACTGTCACTGGAGAAGTGAAAAATATTGTGTCAGCAACCGTATCCTCCATTACTGTCTACTATAATATTTTAAGCAAAGATAAGAATGTATTAGATACCGGTTTTACCACCGTCTACCCTTTCAAATTGGAGCCAGGTAAAAAAGGAAAGTTCGAAGACTATTATTATGGTGTATTTGAAGATGTGACAGTGGAGATAGAAAACATTACATGGGTTGTGGAAGAGTAG
- a CDS encoding S1C family serine protease yields the protein MNVKWFISIIMTIILISGGILGYFHIKNTIPAQLTAPSKLYLESEVVEKENVPQALKEIIFESQKLVVKIELPDGSFGSGFLYNDKGDVITNAHVVANARDVKVTSADSKELTGEVIGISIDTDIAVVRVPELEGSQPFKLAKTRKAELGDDVIALGSPLGLQNTVTTGIISGVGREFEIDSFKYEDVFQISAPIAPGNSGGPLIDTKTGEVVGINSATMDQGVIGFSIPLVNVIPMIESWSASPMESLPRIGANTTGNSAGETSTNADIAEYLVNYFYESINYRDYVTAYSLLGSSWQSKTAYEDFRAGYLDYLTIEVDDLLTKQNGNKVEVITVITAQERSEKGVSYKKFKVTFELGLENDQMKILSEKRESME from the coding sequence ATGAATGTAAAATGGTTCATAAGTATCATCATGACGATCATTTTGATTAGTGGGGGAATACTTGGTTATTTTCATATAAAAAATACAATCCCAGCCCAACTGACGGCTCCATCGAAGCTGTATTTAGAGTCGGAAGTAGTAGAAAAAGAAAATGTACCTCAAGCTTTGAAAGAAATTATTTTTGAATCTCAAAAGCTGGTGGTGAAAATTGAATTACCGGACGGGTCGTTTGGATCTGGTTTTCTTTACAATGACAAAGGTGATGTCATTACAAATGCTCATGTAGTAGCAAATGCAAGAGACGTAAAAGTAACTTCTGCAGATTCAAAGGAACTGACAGGAGAAGTGATCGGCATCAGCATTGATACGGATATTGCTGTAGTGCGGGTACCTGAACTTGAAGGGTCACAACCTTTCAAACTAGCGAAAACTAGAAAAGCAGAGCTCGGTGATGATGTGATTGCCTTGGGGAGCCCTTTAGGACTTCAAAATACAGTCACAACAGGGATCATTAGTGGTGTCGGCCGTGAGTTTGAAATCGATTCATTCAAATATGAAGACGTGTTCCAAATTTCCGCACCGATTGCACCTGGTAATAGTGGCGGTCCGTTAATTGATACAAAAACAGGGGAAGTAGTGGGAATCAATTCCGCAACTATGGATCAAGGCGTGATTGGCTTCAGTATTCCTTTAGTGAACGTCATCCCGATGATTGAAAGCTGGTCGGCTTCTCCAATGGAGTCACTGCCAAGGATTGGAGCTAACACAACTGGAAACAGTGCAGGCGAAACATCAACGAATGCTGATATTGCAGAATACCTCGTCAATTATTTTTATGAAAGCATCAATTATCGCGATTATGTGACCGCCTATTCGTTGCTCGGAAGCAGCTGGCAATCTAAAACGGCTTATGAGGATTTTCGTGCAGGCTATTTAGATTACTTAACAATAGAAGTAGATGATTTACTGACAAAGCAGAATGGCAATAAAGTCGAAGTCATCACGGTCATAACTGCGCAGGAGCGCTCGGAAAAAGGAGTTTCTTATAAGAAATTTAAGGTTACCTTTGAGCTGGGGCTTGAGAATGATCAAATGAAGATACTTTCTGAGAAGCGGGAGAGTATGGAATAG
- a CDS encoding arylamine N-acetyltransferase codes for MSVKDRFLHYLGVVEKETNLEFLNELIAAHQSKVRWETWTKFLDFEERKQENLYLPSIEEYVDRVIKTGTGGTCWTLAIGFHFLLKELGFKVDYLYMTPGHLCLQVELDQPYYVDVGYCAPFFKAFPLHSSFEVSTDMEIFRYQVNGDEALVERSPGPTKSLGLKPVTFEEVKGPLLDSHNWEEGFSFHSLRMFGYIDGVPYQLRENAIRRFKDHTHVEEELTDEQMRYWIEEKFGADYGVYLRAKEIYRKRKG; via the coding sequence ATGAGTGTAAAAGATAGATTTTTGCATTACCTGGGAGTAGTGGAAAAAGAGACGAATCTTGAATTTTTAAATGAACTTATTGCTGCTCACCAATCAAAGGTAAGATGGGAAACTTGGACCAAGTTCCTTGATTTTGAAGAGAGGAAGCAGGAGAATCTTTATTTGCCAAGTATCGAGGAATATGTGGATAGAGTGATAAAGACCGGAACAGGCGGAACTTGCTGGACATTGGCGATTGGCTTTCATTTTCTTTTAAAAGAGCTGGGTTTTAAAGTTGATTATTTGTATATGACACCTGGTCATCTTTGTTTGCAGGTGGAATTAGATCAGCCCTATTATGTGGATGTCGGGTATTGTGCGCCGTTTTTTAAGGCGTTTCCTTTGCATAGCTCTTTTGAAGTAAGTACGGATATGGAGATATTCCGTTATCAGGTAAACGGGGATGAAGCTTTGGTGGAGCGTTCCCCAGGGCCGACGAAGTCATTGGGTTTGAAGCCTGTTACTTTTGAGGAAGTGAAGGGGCCTTTACTTGATTCCCATAATTGGGAGGAGGGATTTTCATTTCATAGCTTGAGGATGTTTGGCTATATAGACGGAGTCCCTTATCAATTGCGGGAAAATGCAATCAGACGATTCAAGGATCATACGCATGTGGAAGAAGAGTTGACCGATGAGCAGATGCGTTATTGGATTGAGGAAAAGTTTGGTGCAGATTATGGTGTATACTTGCGGGCGAA